In Aspergillus oryzae RIB40 DNA, chromosome 6, one genomic interval encodes:
- a CDS encoding flavin monoamine oxidase family protein (monoamine oxidase) gives MNVGIVGAGISGLYIALSLQRQGHNVTVFEATPRIGGRIYTHRFQPLNEGEDVYFEAGAMRIPRSPLHDRVFHFVQYLNTYGKPEDQVELIPYVIEHENNIAYVHGHKADLSDTEHGSRLGIPQPYRGKSARELLGEVVTPWLQLLERDFDKGFAEIMKYDMLSFRSYLALVQQWPHEVIDFVELMTSQTNQYDLSFVEIIMQNLDFNVREWFTVGHGMSRLTQGAAKLVGLQNIHTSSPVDRLIENPDGRITLHAHGPIPFTGTFDKVVLAIPPAALQGIRERPTWSFMKEQAIRSAHFEPLYKIGLHFRTRFWEQLNAPSFGGQSATDLRFRWIVYPSNDLGTSGSGVLLLYCWMNDAYRIQSVPRDQRVRLALHDLQRFFADTGVDIYSQYVDSFDICWSNEYVTGDAMFLPGQFSRFHRVAAKPEGNIHFAGEHLSRHHTWISGAMESAQKAVQEISGEVDARPLGEEEYTRQFVKAIETPPRRVDAIPEHERQILSRL, from the coding sequence ATGAATGTGGGTATTGTTGGAGCTGGGATATCCGGTCTCTATATCGCACTGTCTCTTCAACGGCAGGGACATAATGTCACGGTATTCGAAGCCACTCCCAGGATAGGAGGCCGGATTTACACGCATCGATTTCAGCCGCTCAACGAGGGCGAAGATGTTTACTTTGAAGCGGGAGCTATGCGAATTCCTCGCTCCCCATTACATGATCGCGTTTTTCACTTTGTCCAGTATCTGAACACGTACGGCAAGCCTGAGGATCAAGTCGAGCTGATCCCCTATGTAATCGAGCACGAGAACAACATCGCATACGTTCACGGCCACAAAGCAGACCTCAGTGACACCGAGCATGGATCTCGCCTAGGGATCCCCCAGCCTTACCGAGGAAAGTCCGCGCGGGAGCTCCTGGGTGAGGTTGTCACGCCGTGGCTGCAGCTTTTAGAGAGAGACTTCGACAAGGGGTTTGCCGAGATCATGAAGTACGATATGCTCTCTTTCCGGAGCTATCTGGCTTTAGTCCAGCAATGGCCACACGAGGTAATTGACTTTGTCGAACTGATGACGAGTCAGACGAACCAATATGACCTGAGCTTCGTGGAAATTATTATGCAGAATTTAGACTTCAATGTTCGCGAGTGGTTCACCGTCGGTCATGGTATGTCCCGTCTCACGCAAGGGGCAGCCAAGCTTGTGGGTCTGCAGAACATCCACACCAGCTCTCCCGTCGATCGTCTCATCGAGAACCCCGATGGCCGCATCACCCTCCACGCGCATGGGCCCATCCCTTTCACCGGTACCTTCGACAAGGTCGTCCTGGCCATCCCCCCAGCCGCCCTTCAGGGCATCCGGGAACGCCCAACCTGGAGCTTCATGAAAGAGCAAGCGATTCGCAGCGCCCATTTCGAACCGTTATATAAGATCGGACTACACTTCCGCACGCGATTCTGGGAACAGCTCAATGCCCCATCGTTCGGAGGCCAGAGCGCCACCGACCTTCGGTTCCGATGGATTGTCTACCCGTCCAACGATCTAGGGACCTCGGGATCGGGAGTGCTCCTCCTCTACTGCTGGATGAACGACGCATACCGCATCCAGTCAGTGCCGCGCGATCAGCGCGTCAGACTGGCGCTGCATGACCTGCAGCGCTTCTTCGCGGACACGGGCGTTGATATCTATAGCCAGTATGTGGATTCCTTCGACATCTGCTGGAGCAATGAGTATGTGACGGGTGATGCAATGTTTCTTCCTGGCCAGTTCAGTCGCTTCCATCGCGTGGCTGCAAAGCCAGAGGGTAACATTCACTTTGCTGGGGAACACTTAAGTCGACATCATACGTGGATATCCGGTGCCATGGAATCGGCGCAAAAGGCCGTTCAGGAGATATCGGGGGAGGTGGATGCGAGACCtctgggagaggaagagtacACCCGGCAATTCGTGAAGGCGATCGAGACGCCGCCGCGCCGTGTGGATGCGATACCAGAACATGAGAGACAGATTTTATCCCGACTATAG
- a CDS encoding uncharacterized protein (predicted protein), with protein sequence MRWTFSFTSLFILWIFLFTNALAQDKLCMDNMGPIGEVASKQLGPVFDKLVCSKGIKPSKADWKWLEPKLQPIINNIKKCPQKPALPNYKPKVEKLADAIVAKCTKPNHNYCKDEDLKAIKSCAVAEALGWGMMNMDMLKYADKKNCEKLVPCLMNPKTWAPGKTIIAEYAKHKGFSRIGSVVRSVIRSIA encoded by the exons ATGCGATGGACATTCTCCTTTACTTCTCTTTTTATCCTCTGGATCTTCTTATTCACCAATGCGCTGGCACAGGATAAGCTCTGCATGGATAACATGGGCCCAATCGGTGAAGTAGCGAGCAAGCAACTAGGCCCTGTATTCGACAAACTGGTCTGCAGCAAGGGTATAAAGCCTAGCAAGGCAGACTGGAAATGGCTCGAGCCAAAGCTACAgccaatcatcaacaatatcAAAAAATGTCCCCAGAAACCAGCCTTGCCCAACTACAAACCCAAAGTCGAAAAGCTTGCAGACGCGATTGTGGCGAAATGCACAAAGCCCAACCACAACTACTGCAAGGACGAGGATCTTAAAGCGATCAAATCTTGCGCCGTTGCGGAGGCTCTTGGATGGGGTATGATGAATATGGATATGCTGAAATATGCCGACAAGAAGAATTGTGAAAAGCTTGTTCCCTGCTTGATGAACCCGAAGACTTGGGCGCCTGGCAAGACGATTATAGCCGAATATGCTAAGCATAAAGG CTTTAGTAGAATTGGTAGTGTGGTCAGGTCCGTGATAAGGTCTATTGCTTGA
- a CDS encoding DUF3759 domain-containing protein (predicted protein), translating into MPFGWGDAENAHQQVQEGQHEGHLSHDLIAGAAAFTGMKAWEDHQRKEGKEVSHSTAKQVIAGLAAAGVTRLVETKGLNAIDEHKAKKQAEENAQRLYEEHYERGQNAPHFNPNEHKPHPSFERNRFDEHPHHEGRPQGGQVDRW; encoded by the exons ATGCCTTTCGGCTGGG GCGACGCTGAGAACGCTCACCAACAGGTGCAGGAGGGGCAGCACGAGGGTCACCTCTCTCACGATCTCATTGCCGGTGCCGCTGCTTTCACCGGTATGAAGGCTTGGGAAGACCACCAGCGCAAGGAAG GCAAAGAAGTCTCTCACAGCACTGCCAAGCAGGTAATTGCTGGATTGGCCGCTGCTGGTGTCACGAGATTGGTTGAGACCAAGGGCTTGAATGCGATCGACGAGCATAAAGCTAAGAAGCAGGCCGAGGAGAACGCCCAGCGCTTGTACGAAGAGCACTACGAGCGCGGACAAAATGCTCCTCACTTTAACCCTAATGAGCACAAACCTCACCCGTCTTTCGAGCGCAATCGCTTTGACGAGCACCCACACCACGAGGGCCGCCCCCAGGGAGGCCAAGTTGACCGGTGGTAA